TGAAGCTGCAATTGCGTTTTATACAGGCATTGGTATGGAACTTATTGAACACGAGCCTCAGCATCACGCACATTTTGAAAACAAGGAACACGAAGTCATTTTTACAGCTTATTTTAATCCCAAGCTTCCAGTACAACCCGTAACCGTTTACTTTGAAACAGACAGTATTGAGAGGTTTGAATTACGCTTTCGCGAAAGCGTACTCATCCCCACCATATACAGAGACTGGGGTGGCAAGGACTTAACACTACGAGATCCCGATGGGAATAATGTGGTGCTTTACCAAAAGGATACACCTACCACCGTAACTCCTTGGCAAAAATAAACGCTATGAACCTCAACCAAATCACCGTACCGTCACTAGATCTTGTAACTTCCATTGCTTTTTATGAGCAACTGGGAATGCGCCTTATTGTAAAAGCCTTGCCACATTATGCACGTTTTGAATGCCCCGAAGGAGATGCTACATTTTCTATACATATTGTAGATGAGCTACCTACAGGTGCTGGGGTAACGGTATATTTTGAAACAGAGCGTTTAGATCAAGAAGTGGCACGATTACAAGGGGAGAATGTTACTTTTGACCTATTGCCCACAGACCAGTCGTGGTTGTGGCGAGAGGCAAGACTTAAGGATCCAGATGGGAATCAAATTATTCTTTACTACGCTGGTGATAATCGCAAAAACCCGCCGTGGCGCGTTAACTAAAGGCTAGATATAACAGCAACATTATGTTAGAAATAGAACGAAAATTCCTAGTAACCTCAGCAGCTTTTAAAGAAGTTGCTCAAAAGGCAACTCGCATTACTCAAGGATATCTAAGTACAGATCCTGAGCGAACTGTAAGAGTGCGCATTAAAGGCGAGAAAGGCTTTCTTACCATTAAAGGAAAATCAAACGATAGCGGTACTACGCGTGTAGAAGTAGAAGAAGAAATCGCAGTAGACAAGGCGCAAATGCTTCTATCACTATGTCTTCCCGGAGTTATAGATAAAACACGTTACGAGTATACCGTAGGTAATCACACCTGGGAAATAGATGAATTTTATGGAGAAAACGAAGGACTCACCGTTGCCGAAATCGAACTTAACTCTGAAAAAGAAGATTTTACAACACCAGAATGGATAGGTCAAGAAGTGACTGGAGATAACAAGTATTATAACTCGCAGCTATCTAAGAATCCTTTTAAGGATTGGTAATATGAAAATTACATTCACTTTCTTAGCACTCGTACTACTATTAAGTTGTCAATCTAAGGTTGAGACAAACACTAGCACAGTCGCAGCTTCACCTACTAAAGCACAACAAATTGCAGATCTTAAAGCCAATGGTTTTGAGATATTCGATTATTACGATAATGATATTCAGGACACGATAATTATGCAAAAGTACTTTTTAGCTTTTCTCAATACAGGACCTAATAGATCACAGGATGAGGAAGAAGCTACAAAGATTCAGAAAGGACACCGCGCACATCTAGGTCGTATGTACGAGTTAGGCTATGCGGATATATCTGGACCTCTAGAAGATAGCTTAGGGGTGACCCAAGGAATTACAATTTACAATGTCCCAAATCTTGCTACAGCAGATAGTCTAGTACGCTTAGATCCCGCAGTACAAAGTGGCCGACTGGTAGTAGATATAAAACCGCTTTGGGCTGGAAAAGGCTTTGCTTTGAGATAAACATTACCCTCTAGAAATCTCAATTTGCTTCTTGATTTCATTACCCTGAGCATCTACTACGGTGAGTGTATAATTTCCTACTTCTGGTGCAATGGCTAGTTCATGAAAAACTTCGGTACTGCCTATAAAGTTATTATCTAAATACCAGAAAAGCTTCGTCTCTGGATTGCGATGAGCTACTTTAAGCACCACATCATTTATTGCCGAATCAAAATTCTTAGGTAAAATAACGCCTTCATTATTTTTGGGATATATAAAAACCATGGGTTGCTCTCCTGAGAATCCGCAATTGGGGAGGTAAGGTGGTAACTCTTTGTAATCTGGATACTTTCCTGAATAATAAAAAGCTAACGAGGCCGGTAACGCAAAGTAATTTTTAGACTTCATTTTATCTAGTTCATAACAATCAGAATTAACGCGATAGGTCTCACTATGATCTACATATACCTGTTTATGATATGGACAGGCAGCACTATGCTCTCCAGCAACAGGAGCCAGAATACTTTCTGTAAGCGGGCAATAGACGCTCGCTTTCATTCCGCTTTTTGTGCATACATTTATTTCGTCAAGGGCGTCATAAGGCGTGTCAAACCAATTAGCACTCATGGGTAAGCTACGAAGTATATCAAAAAATAAAGGCGCGGCTGCTTGAATACCGGTGATACCTGGCCTGCCTTCTCCATCTGCATTCCCTACCCAAACACCTATTGCATATTGAGGTGTAACTCCAACTGCCCATGCATCTTTAAAGCCAAAACTTGTCCCTGTTTTCCAAGCTATGGGCTGCGCATCTTCATAAAACTGCCAGTTCTCCTCACCATTAGGCCTATTTACCGTACGCAATGTTTCTAACGTATTATATATTGCTCCTGCAGAAAAGACACTTGGCTCACTATGTAAACTCTCCTCGTTCTTATCACAGGTAGCACAACGCTTGCGCAACGTGTAATCCTCAAATGAAGACGCCGAGTACTCACTACTCGACTTATTAAATGTATGCAGTGTGTTTGCCATTCCTGCATAGGTTTTTGTCAATTCAAACAGGCTACTCTCTGCTCCACCTAGTATCATAGCCAGTCCATAATGAGAAGCCGGTTTATTAATTCCGCCCAGGTTCATTTCCTTAAGATTTCCATAGAATTTATCGAGACCGTATTGTCGTAACAAACGCACAGCAGGAACATTAAGCGATCGAGCCAAAGCAACATCTGCAGCTACTGCGCCACTGTATTCATTATTAAAATTTTGTGGTTGGTAATTATTAATACTCGTGGGAATATCTGCCACTAGGGTTTTAGGCAATAGCATGCCTTCGTCTAGCATTCCGGCATATAAAAAAGGTTTCAGCGTGCTTCCTATGCTTCGTGACTTTGTTACTATATCAACATCCTTTTGATGCGCAGCATCTGTAGGTGCGTTTCCCACATAACCCACTACTTCCTTAGTGTTTACATCTATTACAACCATGGCAAGGTTGTAAATCTCATTCTGCTTTAACTGTCCATAATGCTCTTTTGCCAGTCTATTTAATGAGCGTTGCAATGGTGCTTTTATAGTAGTCTGGATGCGCTTTCCTTCAGATTCTTGTTTTATTCGCTCTACCAGATGTGGTGCTAGTTGTGGTAATGGATAGGGTTTTCCTGGGAGTTTTTCAAGGAGTGACAACTCATAGGTTGTCTTATCTATTTCTCCAGTTTTCCAGAGTTTTTTAAGGAGCTCATTACGCTTTCGCGAAAGCGTTACCTCATTTTTACCCGGTCGCACCATACTAGGATTGTTAGGCAACACAGCTAGTGCAGCCATCTGCCCCCAACTTAACTGTCCTGCAGGCAGTCCAAAATATCGCCAAGCGGCAGTCTCTAATCCTACCACATTACCCCCGAAAGGTGCGTAGGTCGCATACATATTAAGAATCTCCTCTTTAGCATATCCAGCTTCGAGCCTTGTTGCCTTTATAAGTTCGACTAGCTTTTCCATGTAAGAACGTTCTGTTCCTTTTCTAGAAAGTCTAATTACTTGTTGTGTAATGGTACTGCCACCACGACGCTTATCTGTTGTGATATTTCCCCAGATAGCCTTCCCCATAGCCACGGGATTAAACCCGGGATGCGTATAAAAATACTCATCTTCAAAAAGAAGAATACACTTCTCAAACTTTACAGGAACACTGTCTAGCGCAGGAAAACGCCACTGCCCATCACCCGCAATACGCGCACCCAGCAACTCACCTTCTGCACTCTCCACCACTGTCGCGTGCGGATCTTCAAACAATGGTGAAGGCAAAGAGAACAACCAATACATAAAAAATCCCGCCAATATAATGAGCTTGACTTTATGAGATTTTAAAAACTGTATGATGGATGTTCTGGTCATTACTATTTCTCAATCGATACCCAATTACCTTTGTTTCTTGCATAATATTTTGAATCATACATTGCTTCTACCTGAGTGCCCGGCAAGTAATACCTACCTAAGTAACTTGCATTGAGACGCACTGTAAACGTTTTTGTGCTGGATTTACTCATATCAAAATAAAAGTTGACTCTATCATCTCTTATATCTGTATAGCGTGCGCTACCTTCTATACCGCCTTGTGCATCTGTAAAGCGTGTATTTACAATTTCCCACCCGCTTGGAAAGATTTGTGTGAGTGCGATATTATCTACATAGTCGCGACTGTTATTACTTACTGTAATTTTTGCAGTAAACTCCTCTCCTTGACGTAGCTTATTAACCGCAATAGGATTTCCTGATCCATCTACAAAGGTGGTGTTTACTCGCAGATTTTTACTATCTGTGAGCTCTTTACCTAGGGGTAATTTTCCACTCTGTACTAAGCGCACAAACACAGTATTTTCTTTCTGATTTTTAAGTGTGATGCTATTCTTACCATCTTGTGTCTTGAGATCTCTGAGCGCTATGGCTTGTGGCGTGTTTATCACCACTTCCTTATCATTTTTCATCATAGACAACTGCATGGCTTTACCTCCGTTTTTAGTCACCATTTTTGCCATAGCTAGTAACGCATAACTTGTTTCTTGCGTACTCAACCATCTATCTGACGCTAGCGTTTTGGCAATTGATATCGCCAATTCTTTTTGCTTAGCATCATTCATAACCACCATTGTTTCTAGTGCCATCGCTCTGTTACGATATACAGAACCATAGGTGTGGTAGTCATAATTTTTGGGCGTAAAATCAATATTTGCCGTTACTGTTAGTTCGCGAGCTACTTTCTCCTGCCCCACAAGAGCATAGGCTCCTGCTAGTCTCCATTTGCTCTCGTTTGATAGGTTTCCGTTTTCGCGCAAGCGGTTCATTGCAGCAAGATCTGGCTGTCCAGCTAGAGCAAGTGTATATAAACGATACGCTTGTATTAAGGTGGCATTATAGGCGTATTGCCCTGATCTCCACTCGCGAGCTGCCTTTTTCTGAAAACGCAACCAATTACTCATAAAGGTGAGTGGTAGTGCATACCCCTTCTTTTGAGCTTCTATCATAAAATGACCTGCGTAACTTGTACCCCAGTCATCTGCTTGAGATTCTCCTTGCCAGTAACCGAGGCCTCCATCTGCATTCTGGAATCTTCCTAAACGGGTAATTCCGTTTTTGATATGTTCTTGTGACTCGGCTTTTTGCTCATAAGTCAGATCAAAAATATCACTCAAGAACAATTGCGGAAATACGCCAGATGTAGTTTGCTCTACACAACCGTGTGGATAGCGTATCAAATATTGCATACGCTTTGTAAAATCCATAGGTGGTAATGTAGAAAACTCCAAAGCGCTTTCATTAGTCCCTGCCACACCATACGTCTCATAATCAATAGTAAGGTTACTGCTAGAGTCTAGTTCGTAATCGGTTACTTGTTGCGTGATAGGGTTTGGGTTTTCTACGTCTATTTCTACTTCATATGTTGCACGCTCTCCGTGACCTTCTACAATAATCTGTATGGTTTGCACTCCTGTTGCAGCTTGCATATCAAACTCAAACGGCACTATTTTTTCTCTCTCCCGATAGCTATCGGGATGCGTGAAATTTACCGTTTTCACATTTCCGTCAGACGCTTTAAAAGCTTCAGAAGTTTTTATCGTAATCTTAGCTTGCTTGATTTTACTTTCCATGGCAAACACGGTAACGGGTAAGGTCACGTGTTCTCCCGGAGATAACTTTCGCGGAAGCGAACCTAAAACCATAAGCGGTTTACGCACAGCCACCGTTTTGTCTGATTTACCGTAAGCACTTTTTGTGGCATCTCCAGCAATCACCATCGCACGTACAGAGCCTACATAATTTGACATTTTTATAGTGTGTGATTTCGTTTCATTTTCGCTTAAAGCGAAAGGACCTAAGAAGGTAACAACAGGTTTAAAACGTTCTGCTTTTCGGTTTTTGGCAGCACTTCCTGCATCACCTCCACCTATTGCATAAATATTATCTACACTACCCGAGTATGCACCGATTACGTAATCATACATATCGAACGACTTCACACCAAGCGCTTCCCTACTGTAAAAATGCTTGTGGATTTCTGGTGTTTGAAATCTCGTAAGATCTAGCAAACCGTCATCTACCACAGCAACGGTATAAGTCATTGCTTTACTATTTTTCTCACTTACCTTTATCGTATAATTCTCTTCTGGTTTGAGAACATCTGGCATGGATATTTGTGGTTGCAATACCGTATTAATATCCTCCACAAGCAACGGAATCACACCATATAACCTGATAGGCAAATCATTTGCCGACTGTTCATGAGGTTGCAATAATGCAATATTTACATACACATTAGGCGCCATCTCTGAGGTAACAGGAATACGTACTTCCGTTTCTCCTTTGACTGCATCTACCCAGTACGTTTCTAGTATGCTCGTACCATTTTCAATACTTACAAGCGCTCTTCCTGCCGATGATGACGGGAATTTAATAATGGCTTTTTCTCCCACATTATACTTCTCTTTATCTGCAGAGAATACGAGCATCTTTGCACTCTCTGGATCACTTTGTAAACCACTCCAGTTTCTATAGAAATATGCGATGCGTCCAGTGGCGTGACCACTCTCTGGGTCTAGAATTCTAATGAGATAACGACCGCTTTCTTTTTCTGGAATATTTACATTAAAACTCGTTTTCCCATTTGCTCCAGAAGTAACCGTGAAGTTCTGTACGGGCGTGTGCACAGTGCCTGTCTCGTAGCTTGAGTAATTATCATTATTACGATTCCACCACCAGCGCCATTCCATTTTAAAGACTTTTACTTCCAGCTTACGATTGCCCGCTGGATTCCCTTGTGCATCTGTAGTTGCGAGGTCAAATGTTGTATTCTCATCT
The genomic region above belongs to Dokdonia sp. Dokd-P16 and contains:
- a CDS encoding alpha-2-macroglobulin family protein is translated as MRKNHLLTVITLFLFAISCDKTPAPTDNLFKYKDYISYTTEGRQSVKNPIRVELAKALTQFELDQELPDDILKISPSVSGKLTIRNQRLLEFVPSEPLEANVEYVVTVLLDKLYDDLASGMEKFQFTFKTITPDFKVNLRAIQSYSKEYNYLEGQIEGSDDIAFAKAQQLINATQNGNALSIKWFSQDAYARFHSFRIDSISRAEEDSKIEVSWNGKEIGAKETKGENTVEIPGRNNFKIIGIDQTRGANASLAINFSDPIQDKQNFAGLVTIQQGGNLRFEVNGNVLTVYPETKIVGNALVEVFEGIKSTDGYRLKEQFQESVSFEQVKPAVRAITNGVILPNSASTPFYFEAASLSHVDVRIIKIFENNVLQFLQDGQLNDASTYNLKRVGRRIAKKTIQIANKEDLDNGQWKAHGIDLSTVFKADPGALYRIEISYKPAYAIFECTDDTFTAVDDDSYDDYYDGDYYDDSYTEAESDDEDAREEQYWDNRIYRWRKQVYNWEQEDNPCHPAYYQEGRFINSNLLGSDLGLIVKKGKDNSYLFAAADIITTTPEANTKITLYNYQKQAIAKVTTDATGIAKVTPDGHAVFAVAVKDNNHAYLKLEDGHSLSMSKFDISGNQLERGLKGFTYLERGVHRPGDTIHLTFALDDKANPLPKDHPVKLEVTDARGKLMYRKVLAGNTDAQSLNNFYHFPVPTTQTAPTGNYNATISVGGATFYKSLKVETIKPNRLKVNLEFQDEILDASGNIEGTATVKWLHGAPARNLKIVSDATIRSSNSGFKKFPKYNFYDPIRRFDEVEINVLDGTLDNEGSTNINKKLELSKRAPGMLKATFVTKAYEGGGDFSLDVISKDVSPFEHFVGLRSPESRAYGSYYTDENTTFDLATTDAQGNPAGNRKLEVKVFKMEWRWWWNRNNDNYSSYETGTVHTPVQNFTVTSGANGKTSFNVNIPEKESGRYLIRILDPESGHATGRIAYFYRNWSGLQSDPESAKMLVFSADKEKYNVGEKAIIKFPSSSAGRALVSIENGTSILETYWVDAVKGETEVRIPVTSEMAPNVYVNIALLQPHEQSANDLPIRLYGVIPLLVEDINTVLQPQISMPDVLKPEENYTIKVSEKNSKAMTYTVAVVDDGLLDLTRFQTPEIHKHFYSREALGVKSFDMYDYVIGAYSGSVDNIYAIGGGDAGSAAKNRKAERFKPVVTFLGPFALSENETKSHTIKMSNYVGSVRAMVIAGDATKSAYGKSDKTVAVRKPLMVLGSLPRKLSPGEHVTLPVTVFAMESKIKQAKITIKTSEAFKASDGNVKTVNFTHPDSYREREKIVPFEFDMQAATGVQTIQIIVEGHGERATYEVEIDVENPNPITQQVTDYELDSSSNLTIDYETYGVAGTNESALEFSTLPPMDFTKRMQYLIRYPHGCVEQTTSGVFPQLFLSDIFDLTYEQKAESQEHIKNGITRLGRFQNADGGLGYWQGESQADDWGTSYAGHFMIEAQKKGYALPLTFMSNWLRFQKKAAREWRSGQYAYNATLIQAYRLYTLALAGQPDLAAMNRLRENGNLSNESKWRLAGAYALVGQEKVARELTVTANIDFTPKNYDYHTYGSVYRNRAMALETMVVMNDAKQKELAISIAKTLASDRWLSTQETSYALLAMAKMVTKNGGKAMQLSMMKNDKEVVINTPQAIALRDLKTQDGKNSITLKNQKENTVFVRLVQSGKLPLGKELTDSKNLRVNTTFVDGSGNPIAVNKLRQGEEFTAKITVSNNSRDYVDNIALTQIFPSGWEIVNTRFTDAQGGIEGSARYTDIRDDRVNFYFDMSKSSTKTFTVRLNASYLGRYYLPGTQVEAMYDSKYYARNKGNWVSIEK
- a CDS encoding VOC family protein, encoding MPIEFNHITIPSRDLEAAIAFYTGIGMELIEHEPQHHAHFENKEHEVIFTAYFNPKLPVQPVTVYFETDSIERFELRFRESVLIPTIYRDWGGKDLTLRDPDGNNVVLYQKDTPTTVTPWQK
- a CDS encoding VOC family protein produces the protein MNLNQITVPSLDLVTSIAFYEQLGMRLIVKALPHYARFECPEGDATFSIHIVDELPTGAGVTVYFETERLDQEVARLQGENVTFDLLPTDQSWLWREARLKDPDGNQIILYYAGDNRKNPPWRVN
- a CDS encoding CYTH domain-containing protein — protein: MLEIERKFLVTSAAFKEVAQKATRITQGYLSTDPERTVRVRIKGEKGFLTIKGKSNDSGTTRVEVEEEIAVDKAQMLLSLCLPGVIDKTRYEYTVGNHTWEIDEFYGENEGLTVAEIELNSEKEDFTTPEWIGQEVTGDNKYYNSQLSKNPFKDW
- a CDS encoding YciI family protein, which translates into the protein MKITFTFLALVLLLSCQSKVETNTSTVAASPTKAQQIADLKANGFEIFDYYDNDIQDTIIMQKYFLAFLNTGPNRSQDEEEATKIQKGHRAHLGRMYELGYADISGPLEDSLGVTQGITIYNVPNLATADSLVRLDPAVQSGRLVVDIKPLWAGKGFALR
- the pbpC gene encoding penicillin-binding protein 1C, which codes for MTRTSIIQFLKSHKVKLIILAGFFMYWLFSLPSPLFEDPHATVVESAEGELLGARIAGDGQWRFPALDSVPVKFEKCILLFEDEYFYTHPGFNPVAMGKAIWGNITTDKRRGGSTITQQVIRLSRKGTERSYMEKLVELIKATRLEAGYAKEEILNMYATYAPFGGNVVGLETAAWRYFGLPAGQLSWGQMAALAVLPNNPSMVRPGKNEVTLSRKRNELLKKLWKTGEIDKTTYELSLLEKLPGKPYPLPQLAPHLVERIKQESEGKRIQTTIKAPLQRSLNRLAKEHYGQLKQNEIYNLAMVVIDVNTKEVVGYVGNAPTDAAHQKDVDIVTKSRSIGSTLKPFLYAGMLDEGMLLPKTLVADIPTSINNYQPQNFNNEYSGAVAADVALARSLNVPAVRLLRQYGLDKFYGNLKEMNLGGINKPASHYGLAMILGGAESSLFELTKTYAGMANTLHTFNKSSSEYSASSFEDYTLRKRCATCDKNEESLHSEPSVFSAGAIYNTLETLRTVNRPNGEENWQFYEDAQPIAWKTGTSFGFKDAWAVGVTPQYAIGVWVGNADGEGRPGITGIQAAAPLFFDILRSLPMSANWFDTPYDALDEINVCTKSGMKASVYCPLTESILAPVAGEHSAACPYHKQVYVDHSETYRVNSDCYELDKMKSKNYFALPASLAFYYSGKYPDYKELPPYLPNCGFSGEQPMVFIYPKNNEGVILPKNFDSAINDVVLKVAHRNPETKLFWYLDNNFIGSTEVFHELAIAPEVGNYTLTVVDAQGNEIKKQIEISRG